Sequence from the Prosthecobacter debontii genome:
AACTGGCCCGCATCATCAAACTGGTGGAAGAAGCTGAATCTCAGAAAGCGCCAACTCAGCGCTTCGTGGATAAGTTTGCCAGTATTTACACACCTGTGGTGTTTGTTGTTGCCATCTTGGTCGCCATCCTGCCCCCACTTCTTTCGGGGGCTGTCTGGTCTGAGTGGACCTATCGGGCTCTTGTTCTCTTAGTCATTGCCTGTCCATGTGCCCTCGTTATTGCCACCCCTGTTTCCATCGTTTCTGGACTTACCGCTCTCGCTCGAAACGGCGTCTTAATCAAAGGTGGAGCTTATCTTGAGGCTGTTGGCAAACTCCGAGCTTTGGCCGTGGATAAAACCGGCACGATCACTCAGGGAAAACCTCAAGTTAGTGAAGTCATCACGATGACCTGGCTTGCAGAAGAAGAGATTCTTCGACGCGCTGCATCTATCGATGCACATTCCACACACCCGCTTGCAAAGGCCGTCGTGGATACGGCTAAAAAACAGGAGATCGAATGGCAAACTTCATCAGACTATAAATCGATCACGGGTCGTGGTGCTACGGCTAAAATTGATGGGCATCCTTATTTTATTGGGAATCACAAGCTAGCTCATGAATATGGGGTTTGCTCACCTGAGGTTGAATCCAAATTGGCTGAAGTGGAAGCCAGAGGGGAATCTGTGGCAATTGTCGGTCATCTTCCGCACAACTCCAACTCATGCCCTGGTGAAATTTTGGGAATCATTGGCATTGGCGATTCTCTTCGCTCTGAGGCGAAAGAAGCTCTCCGACTTCTTCATGACGCCGGAATCCAAAAGGTGGTTATGCTCAGTGGTGATAATCAAAGAACGGTGGATGCTATTGCTAAAAAAGCGGGGATAGATGAGGCGCTTGGGGACCTCATGCCGGAGCAAAAGATTGAGCATTTGCGTCGTCTGATGGATGAACACCGGTTTGTTGGCATGATCGGCGATGGAGTTAATGATGCTCCGGCCTTGGCCCTCGCCAGTGTTGGTATTGCAATGGGCGCTATTGGTAGCGATACTGCTATCGAAACCGCCGATATGGCGCTTATGCAGGATGATCTAACCAAGGTTGCTCAAGCAATCATTTTGGGCCGGAGGACATTACGAATCATTCAATTCAACGTCACTTTTGCATTAGCGGTTAAAGCCGTGTTTTTAATTCTTGCCTTTACGGGCCATACCAGCCTTTGGCTCGCCATTCTTGCAGACACTGGAGCTACGCTTCTTGTTATTCTCAACGCGTTACGACTGCTGCGGCACTGATAATTTCTGCGGCTATGAAGAAAAAACGTCCATTTAAATCTGGAGCCGACCCTAAGGTGGAGACCAAGAGTTTTGCATTTACATGGCGGGAGAGGTTGCTGATCGTCGGCTTGATCCTGGCTGGCTTTGTCGTGCCCGCCTACTGGATGCATTCCAGATATATCAGTCTGCAAGCAAAATCTATCCAGAAGACCGTGCAGGAATGGCAACATCTCTACAATCTCAACGAGATCCAGGTGAAGTATATTCAGGATATCGAACTTCAGTTTCACGGTAGTGGTAGCCCATTCTCAGGCCGTCCCTATCGAACACCCTCAGACATTGATCTTCATTATCAAGAGATCGCCGAGCTCATGACAGCAGAGAATGGGCAACGGTTTATGCAAGCGATGTCCGGAAATAACGGACATCATTAATGCTGTTTGTGTAGCAACGTTAATAGAACAGAATAAATTGCTAACGCAAAGCCCAGAGAGCTTCTCAACAGGTGGGGGTGTTTTTGGGGGTGCTAGGCAAAAACCAAAGCTATATTAGCTTTTATATTCTGTTTGTTAGGCGGAATCTTCGAGCCCTGCTCGCGGAGCCATTTACCCCATTTCACCGAGTCCCACGAGACTTGAAATTTCCCCTCAAACCCGCTATATTAGCTAAAGACAGCATCTCAGTCTGCCTTGGCAAGTCTTACCCAAGCCGGACCATTCTGGGGGTGTTGATGGGGGTGTCAACAGTGGTGAGGGACAATGGCATTAACGGAAAAAGAAATTCAGGCGGCACAGCCGCGAAGCAAAGCCTATAAATTGTACGATGGAAATGGTTTGCTGCTTCGGATAAAGCCGAACGGATCAAAGATTTGGGAATTCAAGTATAGAGCGTTCAAGGATGGCAAGAAAGTTGAGAAGATGCTTTCTCTGGGCGTTTGGGGTGAGGTCAGCCTAAAAGAAGCAAGAGCAAAAAGCGCGGAGGCCAAGAAGGTCGTTGCTGAGAGTAAAGACCCCGGCGCTTTAAAAAAGCAGCAAAAAATTTTAGCCAGAGTCAACTCAGACAACTCCTTCGAAGCGGTCGCCCGTGACTGGCACAAACTCAATATTGCCAAATGGACTCCACGGCATGCCGTGAAGTTGCTGAGAAGGCTAGAACTTCATATCTTCCCATGGATTGGAACCAAGCCAGTAGCAGACATTACCGCTCTTGAAGTTGTCGATCTACTTCGCCGACTGGAGAAGGATGAGAAGACCGAGACTACTCACAAGCTGTTGCAGGATTGCAGAGCAGTTTTCCAACATGCCTTTCTCCATCAGAAGATTCAGTTCAACCCGCTCAGTGATATGCGCGGATTGTTGAAGCCACATTTGACCACAAACCATCCCACATTATCCGCCAATCAAATTCCAGACTTTTTGATCAGATTAGAAGCGGTTCAGACAACTCAACTGAACAGAATTGCGGTCAAGCTCTTGATGCACACGTTTGTTCGGCAGGGGGAGCTGCGCAAAGCAAAGTGGGCTAGCGTGGATTGGAAACAAGCAGAATGGCGTATCCCGCCTGAGAACATGAAAATGAAGCAAGAGCACGTTGTTCCGCTTTCAACTCAGGCGCTTGGAATACTCAGCGATCTGCAAAAGGTTTCAGGTGATAGCCTTTATCTATTCCCGTCACAAAATCGCCAGAAAAATCCTTTCATGAGCGAGAACACAATCAACAAGGTCATTCATGAGATGGGATACAAGGGCCAACTAGTGGGCCATGGCTTTCGGGCGATGGCATCAACGATCCTGAATGAGAATGGCTTCGCTCCTGATGTCATTGAAAGGCAGTTGGCACACGCGCCCCGCAACAAAGTTCGGGCTGCATACAACCGCGCTCAATACCTCGAAGAACGAAGAAAGCTGATGCAATGGTGGAGCGACTACCTAGAGCGGGCCTGGAGAAAGGGCGCGGCCTAGAGCTTCAGGTAACCTGAGAATACTGTTGTAATAATTAACGATAGCGTCAGGGCGTTTAGTCGGAGATGGCCTCCACATTGCAGCTGCAAACTGGCTTTGACCTTGTGTGTTGCTGCGCCCCATATACTCGATACCCCTTATGATATCCCATAGTGATGTGCGTTATTTTGGATTCTTGTGGCCTTTAAGAGACATAGCATAACACTGCAAAGACGGTACCGAATATGAAGTAGCTTATGGCGGAAAGTAAAAAATTTCGACTAAATTAGATAAAAGTTTCCGTTGCAAAACCATTGGCTTTGAGATGCACCTCTATACATGGCACCTGTCCAGGAATTCGTAAATGCTTTCTCCCAGCTAATTGCCGCCTCGAGTAAATGTGCAGTAACTGCTGACGCTCCATGTCCATCATATAACTTTTTTAGTTCATGACGAATACCACTGAGTTCGTTTGCTGCATTATTGCCATAGTGAAACTTTAGGTTGAAAGCTTCCATATGAGCCTCTAATCGTTGCCCATATAATGGAGGCCAATGTGCAGGTGGATTAATGTAGTATTCAAATGTTGGTGGGGTCGTTTGAATCACTCTTGCGCACAACCACGTTTCAGATTCGAAGAACGAATCAAAGTAAGGATGCAGCGTTTGCTGATCTTGTGTAGCAGCTGTATCGGCCCGTTTCTCCATCTGACATGGCCAGCAAGAAGGGACTAGGTTATTTGGGGTGACCGATAGTACAGTATGTGCTGACTTAGGTAGGTAATGATCAAGGGTCCCAACCGATCCATTGTCACACAATGGACAGCGTCCCAACTTGGGAGCTGCGAGAATCTTATCATAGATCCTACGAGCTGGGTGCTTAATTTTTGAAAGGCGTTCAGAATAAATTGATTTCAATTCTTTTCCTGTAACATTTCCAACTTGGTCAGAGCGTGGTGTCGCATATAAATTTGCCGCATTGCCAGCAATATTATATAAATTCGCAGCATTAACTATATCAGGACGGATTGCCTCTAACCTTTGTACCAGATCTGCATCAGATATAGAACTAATGCAAAGATCAAAAACATCACCAGCCGCATATTGGTTTCCAGTTTCGTCAGTTGGTATAGGGAGTGATTTCATATTACTGACCTTGCAAATCAAGATAAATGGATCGTAAGATTACTCGAGCTTCGGTACCCAACTGATTGTTGAGGCCGGCTAT
This genomic interval carries:
- a CDS encoding heavy metal translocating P-type ATPase → MNNNEQDHDHEKESGSCEHGHDNTSLPRNALVIISGLALGVGMLVNNPQAKDIFFAVSSISGGLLVIPAAWSAITKRRLDMNVLMTVAVTGAWLIGEGNEAAAVVFLFALSELLESWSVGRARRAIASLLKLAPETALVRDADGDYEEVPVSEVTVGSEISIRSGARIPLDGKVSSGNSSVNQAPITGESIPVEKAAGDPVFAGTINGEGSLVVEVTKGASDSKLARIIKLVEEAESQKAPTQRFVDKFASIYTPVVFVVAILVAILPPLLSGAVWSEWTYRALVLLVIACPCALVIATPVSIVSGLTALARNGVLIKGGAYLEAVGKLRALAVDKTGTITQGKPQVSEVITMTWLAEEEILRRAASIDAHSTHPLAKAVVDTAKKQEIEWQTSSDYKSITGRGATAKIDGHPYFIGNHKLAHEYGVCSPEVESKLAEVEARGESVAIVGHLPHNSNSCPGEILGIIGIGDSLRSEAKEALRLLHDAGIQKVVMLSGDNQRTVDAIAKKAGIDEALGDLMPEQKIEHLRRLMDEHRFVGMIGDGVNDAPALALASVGIAMGAIGSDTAIETADMALMQDDLTKVAQAIILGRRTLRIIQFNVTFALAVKAVFLILAFTGHTSLWLAILADTGATLLVILNALRLLRH
- a CDS encoding tyrosine-type recombinase/integrase, which translates into the protein MALTEKEIQAAQPRSKAYKLYDGNGLLLRIKPNGSKIWEFKYRAFKDGKKVEKMLSLGVWGEVSLKEARAKSAEAKKVVAESKDPGALKKQQKILARVNSDNSFEAVARDWHKLNIAKWTPRHAVKLLRRLELHIFPWIGTKPVADITALEVVDLLRRLEKDEKTETTHKLLQDCRAVFQHAFLHQKIQFNPLSDMRGLLKPHLTTNHPTLSANQIPDFLIRLEAVQTTQLNRIAVKLLMHTFVRQGELRKAKWASVDWKQAEWRIPPENMKMKQEHVVPLSTQALGILSDLQKVSGDSLYLFPSQNRQKNPFMSENTINKVIHEMGYKGQLVGHGFRAMASTILNENGFAPDVIERQLAHAPRNKVRAAYNRAQYLEERRKLMQWWSDYLERAWRKGAA